In Caproicibacterium amylolyticum, a genomic segment contains:
- a CDS encoding RidA family protein yields MNQVISAKNAPEALGPYSHAILAGNTLYLSGQLGLDPKSGTLPQGVDAQAKQSLENIGAVLSAAGMTYANVVKTTIFLADMGDFAAINAIYAGYFKGNCPARSCVQAAALPKGALFEMEAIAVK; encoded by the coding sequence ATGAATCAAGTGATTTCTGCGAAAAACGCACCGGAAGCTCTGGGGCCTTACTCTCATGCAATCCTTGCCGGCAATACGCTGTACCTTTCCGGTCAGCTGGGACTTGACCCCAAAAGCGGCACTCTGCCGCAGGGCGTGGATGCGCAGGCAAAGCAGTCTTTGGAAAATATCGGCGCAGTGCTCTCTGCTGCAGGCATGACTTATGCCAACGTTGTGAAAACTACAATTTTTCTGGCGGATATGGGCGACTTTGCGGCAATTAACGCCATATATGCTGGCTACTTTAAGGGAAACTGCCCCGCACGCTCCTGCGTGCAGGCAGCAGCTCTGCCAAAGGGCGCTCTGTTTGAAATGGAAGCGATTGCAGTCAAGTAA
- a CDS encoding cell division protein FtsQ/DivIB, translating to MERNTQNQGGPGPRQMSAGQRQRAYNRVRRRKRMQVLFYIVVFLIVIATAVVLCLTVLFKIQSVEVEGKSRYSQQQITSACGISTGENLFLSDVGDAAGKIKQACPYLGTVSVSRRLPAKILIQVQETSVAGAVAWNSKYVYLDSSGKVLEISSAAPVSVPTVKGLDITAAKVGSTVIYKDTKKSTLFQQIAQAVQSAGFTGVTSINVADEYNLSVTCKTKSSKVLTIRLGNSTYLEKKFRFVKATIDQHLSAEQGTFDVSSVGKEKSITWFTPASSAVSSAASSAASSAQSSASRTSSAENESTDSAAADTEGTDNGTADGGDQDDGDTGGNQGGDTAQDGGE from the coding sequence ATGGAACGGAATACACAAAATCAAGGAGGACCCGGTCCGCGGCAGATGTCCGCCGGGCAGCGTCAGCGCGCCTATAACCGAGTGCGGCGCCGAAAAAGGATGCAGGTGCTGTTTTATATTGTGGTGTTTTTAATTGTAATTGCAACGGCAGTTGTGCTTTGCCTGACGGTACTATTTAAAATACAGTCAGTAGAGGTAGAAGGGAAAAGCAGATATTCGCAGCAGCAGATAACCAGTGCCTGCGGAATTTCAACCGGAGAAAATCTTTTTTTGTCTGACGTTGGGGATGCAGCCGGAAAGATAAAGCAAGCCTGTCCCTATCTTGGTACGGTATCGGTTAGCCGCCGTCTGCCGGCGAAAATCTTGATTCAGGTGCAGGAAACATCCGTTGCCGGGGCAGTGGCCTGGAACAGCAAATATGTGTATTTGGATTCTTCGGGAAAAGTGTTGGAGATTTCTTCCGCGGCACCGGTCTCTGTGCCGACTGTAAAGGGACTGGACATAACGGCTGCAAAGGTGGGCAGCACAGTAATTTACAAAGATACAAAGAAGAGCACGTTGTTTCAGCAGATTGCACAGGCGGTGCAATCCGCGGGGTTCACTGGTGTAACCTCCATTAATGTGGCAGATGAATATAATTTGAGTGTGACCTGCAAAACAAAATCTTCAAAGGTACTGACCATTCGGCTTGGCAATTCCACTTACCTTGAAAAAAAATTTCGCTTTGTCAAGGCGACGATTGACCAGCATCTTTCGGCAGAGCAGGGAACCTTTGACGTTTCCTCTGTTGGCAAGGAGAAATCCATTACCTGGTTCACGCCGGCATCTTCAGCAGTGTCTTCTGCGGCAAGCTCGGCAGCCTCCTCTGCGCAGAGCAGTGCTTCCCGCACGTCATCAGCTGAGAATGAAAGTACAGACAGTGCAGCCGCTGATACCGAAGGTACGGATAACGGCACTGCCGACGGCGGTGATCAGGATGACGGGGATACCGGCGGCAATCAAGGAGGAGATACAGCTCAAGACGGCGGCGAGTGA
- a CDS encoding DUF2798 domain-containing protein: MPKTKFQDAVFSVMMVCVMVYAMEVYNIALTNGGMTNAAFLQALKDLPMMAVIALVLEKLIAGRFALKLAAKLFTPGEGKPIFFILAMGAFTVCMMCPMMSCVATLLYKHAGSQFVAAWVQTAATNFLMALCWQIFFAGPLVRFLFRHLFRKQMETDGTAVDGQQAAA; encoded by the coding sequence ATGCCAAAAACGAAATTTCAGGACGCCGTGTTCTCTGTGATGATGGTCTGCGTGATGGTCTACGCAATGGAAGTCTACAATATTGCACTGACGAATGGAGGTATGACAAATGCAGCCTTCCTGCAGGCGCTGAAAGATTTGCCGATGATGGCAGTTATAGCACTGGTACTGGAAAAATTGATTGCGGGTCGTTTTGCGCTAAAGCTTGCGGCTAAGCTTTTTACGCCCGGCGAGGGAAAACCAATTTTTTTCATACTGGCAATGGGTGCCTTTACCGTATGCATGATGTGTCCGATGATGAGCTGTGTGGCAACTCTGCTGTACAAACACGCAGGCAGCCAGTTTGTGGCTGCTTGGGTGCAAACGGCGGCAACGAACTTTCTAATGGCGCTGTGCTGGCAAATCTTTTTTGCCGGCCCGCTGGTGCGCTTTCTGTTTCGGCATCTGTTCCGCAAACAGATGGAAACGGACGGTACAGCAGTGGATGGGCAGCAGGCAGCTGCGTAA
- a CDS encoding FumA C-terminus/TtdB family hydratase beta subunit yields MEKKKIDAQKIAEQAPLLSAGDQVLLSGVIYTARDQAHKRIKALMEQGKPLPFALEGASIYYAGPTPTPPNLPIGACGPTTSSRMDPYAPALLDAGLKCMIGKGGRSEAVCEAVCRNKAVYLCAIGGAGALAAQSVRSLEVIAFEDLGCESVKRLTVENFPLIVAIDCHGGNLFH; encoded by the coding sequence TTGGAGAAGAAGAAAATTGACGCGCAGAAAATCGCAGAGCAGGCTCCGCTTCTCTCGGCAGGCGACCAGGTACTGCTCAGCGGTGTTATTTACACTGCACGCGACCAGGCACACAAGCGCATCAAAGCGCTGATGGAGCAGGGAAAACCGCTGCCATTTGCGTTAGAAGGTGCAAGCATCTATTATGCGGGGCCGACACCGACTCCGCCGAACCTGCCGATTGGTGCCTGCGGGCCGACGACTTCCAGCAGGATGGACCCGTATGCACCAGCACTTTTGGATGCCGGGTTGAAATGCATGATTGGCAAGGGTGGCCGCAGCGAGGCTGTCTGCGAGGCAGTCTGCCGCAACAAGGCAGTGTATCTTTGTGCAATCGGCGGCGCCGGTGCACTGGCTGCACAGAGCGTGCGCAGCTTGGAGGTTATTGCATTTGAAGATCTGGGCTGCGAGTCTGTAAAACGGCTTACAGTGGAAAATTTTCCGCTCATTGTTGCCATTGATTGTCACGGCGGCAATTTGTTTCATTAA
- the ftsZ gene encoding cell division protein FtsZ produces MPFEIDNDFENIVQIKVIGVGGGGGNAIDRMVTMGVQGVEFISVNTDKQALYRSKATQKIQIGEKVTHGKGAGSKPEMGGKAADESREAITEAVRGSDMVFITAGMGGGTGTGAAPVVAEIARDLGILTVGIVTKPFGFEGRRRMEQAEAGIAQLREHVDSLVVIPNERLKLVSEQRITLLNAFSVADDVLRQGVQSISDLIKLPGLVNLDFADVTAVMKDAGYAHMGVGRASGKDKAEAAANMAISSPLLETSISGAKGVIINITSSPDIGLDEIETASTMISEQASEDANIIWGAAFDENMDDEMSVTVIATGFATHDGSEPAEDISADTDKVLNGTFGSTTSAPAKPKVSSTAPAAKASASAAPASADDEDDTFVDIMSIFNRNK; encoded by the coding sequence ATGCCTTTCGAAATTGACAACGACTTCGAGAACATTGTTCAGATAAAAGTGATCGGCGTTGGCGGCGGCGGCGGCAATGCAATCGACCGCATGGTAACAATGGGTGTTCAGGGAGTTGAATTTATCAGCGTCAATACTGATAAACAGGCTCTGTACCGCTCCAAGGCAACACAGAAGATACAGATCGGTGAAAAGGTTACCCACGGCAAGGGTGCCGGCAGCAAGCCGGAAATGGGCGGCAAAGCGGCAGACGAAAGCCGCGAAGCCATCACAGAGGCCGTGCGGGGCAGTGATATGGTGTTCATTACCGCTGGCATGGGCGGCGGCACCGGCACCGGTGCTGCACCCGTAGTTGCGGAAATTGCCCGTGACCTTGGCATCCTGACAGTCGGTATTGTAACAAAACCGTTTGGTTTTGAGGGCCGCCGCCGTATGGAGCAGGCAGAGGCTGGTATTGCCCAGCTGCGCGAGCATGTCGATTCCCTGGTGGTTATTCCTAATGAGCGCTTGAAGCTTGTTTCTGAGCAGCGCATTACCCTGCTGAATGCATTCTCCGTTGCGGATGATGTGCTGCGTCAGGGCGTACAGAGCATTTCTGACCTGATTAAGCTGCCTGGCTTGGTCAACTTGGACTTTGCCGATGTTACAGCAGTCATGAAGGACGCAGGCTATGCACACATGGGCGTTGGCCGCGCTTCCGGTAAAGACAAGGCAGAGGCCGCCGCAAATATGGCGATTTCCAGCCCGCTCTTAGAAACCAGCATCAGCGGAGCGAAGGGTGTTATCATCAACATCACTTCTTCGCCGGATATTGGTTTGGATGAAATTGAAACTGCTTCTACCATGATCAGCGAACAGGCCAGCGAGGATGCAAACATCATTTGGGGCGCTGCATTCGATGAGAACATGGATGACGAAATGAGCGTTACCGTTATTGCAACTGGTTTTGCAACACATGACGGTTCTGAACCGGCTGAAGATATTTCTGCCGATACAGACAAAGTCCTGAATGGTACATTTGGCAGCACAACAAGTGCTCCCGCAAAGCCGAAGGTTTCTTCCACCGCACCTGCCGCAAAGGCGTCAGCCAGTGCAGCTCCGGCATCTGCTGACGATGAAGATGACACGTTTGTGGATATTATGTCCATTTTCAACCGCAACAAATAA
- a CDS encoding magnesium transporter CorA family protein: protein MLSYYKTAGGRMQELSASEPGCWINCIAPNDDEISSLIENFGVEPDFFRAALDEEESPRIDQEDNSTLVIVDIPIVEKQEDGKLFYSTRPLGIILAEKNVITVSLQENPVLDEFADSAVRNVQTNLKTRFVLQLMLRIASRFLMYLKQIDRMSDAVEQELRKSMKNNELIQLLDIEKSLVYFSSSLKQNEITLEKIMRGRAIKLYDEDQDLLEDVLIEVKQAIDMSSIYLNILSGTMDAFASVISNNLNIVMKVLASITLIISIPTVISSFYGMNVGKLPMPYFWFPLTLSGICMIVAAFILKKKKMM, encoded by the coding sequence ATGCTGTCTTACTACAAAACAGCCGGCGGCAGAATGCAGGAGCTTTCTGCCAGTGAGCCTGGCTGCTGGATTAACTGCATTGCACCAAACGATGATGAAATTTCAAGCCTGATTGAAAACTTTGGTGTGGAGCCGGATTTTTTCCGTGCTGCATTGGATGAAGAGGAAAGTCCGCGTATTGACCAGGAGGACAACAGTACCCTTGTCATTGTGGATATCCCGATTGTGGAAAAACAAGAGGATGGAAAACTCTTTTATTCCACACGGCCGCTCGGCATTATCCTCGCAGAGAAAAATGTGATTACAGTCAGTCTGCAGGAAAATCCGGTGCTGGACGAATTTGCGGACAGCGCTGTACGAAATGTGCAGACAAATCTGAAAACGCGGTTTGTGCTGCAGCTGATGCTGCGTATTGCTTCCCGCTTTCTGATGTACCTGAAGCAGATTGACCGCATGAGCGATGCAGTTGAGCAGGAACTGCGCAAATCCATGAAGAACAACGAGCTGATTCAGCTGCTCGATATTGAAAAATCTCTGGTGTACTTTTCTTCTTCATTGAAACAGAATGAAATTACACTGGAAAAAATTATGCGCGGTCGTGCAATCAAACTTTATGATGAAGATCAGGATTTGCTTGAGGACGTGCTGATTGAAGTCAAGCAGGCAATCGATATGTCCAGCATTTACTTGAACATCCTTTCCGGCACTATGGATGCTTTTGCTTCCGTTATCAGCAACAACCTGAATATCGTCATGAAGGTTTTGGCTTCCATTACGCTGATTATTTCTATTCCGACGGTGATTTCCAGCTTCTACGGAATGAATGTCGGCAAATTGCCAATGCCGTACTTTTGGTTCCCACTGACACTTTCCGGTATCTGCATGATTGTCGCGGCATTTATTTTGAAAAAGAAAAAAATGATGTGA
- the murG gene encoding undecaprenyldiphospho-muramoylpentapeptide beta-N-acetylglucosaminyltransferase, translating to MKILFAGGGTAGHINPALAIAGYVKEQEPDAQILYIGAKGGMEERLVPQAGFDFQSITISGFQRKPSLQNLKKNVKTIAHLFTSTAESKKILQEFKPDICVGTGGYVSGPVIREAMKLHIPAVIHEQNAFPGVTNKALSKNADRVMLANADAEKFMAKNARCILTGNPVRMAVIRADRQAARRKLGLDSRPLILSFGGSLGAQKINEAVLDLMQETAKTDSFQHIHAYGQYGGWFPEKLKECGADPADHPNFDIRPYIDDMPDCLAAADLVICRAGAITLSELQAKGRAALIIPSPNVAENHQYFNAMSMVNRGAAVILEEKDLSGAALIRKVKALFEKRETIPSLAANAQKMAILNTNERIYKILQEVLQERRAY from the coding sequence ATGAAAATTTTGTTTGCCGGCGGCGGTACCGCTGGGCACATCAATCCGGCGCTGGCGATTGCCGGTTATGTGAAGGAACAGGAGCCGGATGCGCAGATTTTGTATATTGGTGCAAAGGGCGGTATGGAGGAACGATTGGTGCCGCAGGCCGGATTTGATTTTCAAAGCATTACCATTTCTGGCTTTCAGCGCAAACCCAGTCTGCAGAATCTAAAAAAGAATGTAAAAACGATTGCGCATCTGTTTACTTCCACCGCGGAGTCGAAAAAAATTTTGCAGGAGTTTAAACCGGATATCTGTGTCGGTACGGGCGGATATGTTTCAGGGCCGGTTATCCGCGAAGCGATGAAGCTGCACATTCCCGCAGTGATTCATGAGCAGAACGCTTTTCCGGGTGTTACCAACAAGGCGCTCAGCAAAAACGCTGACCGCGTAATGCTTGCCAATGCGGACGCGGAAAAATTTATGGCGAAAAACGCGCGCTGCATCTTGACCGGCAACCCGGTACGCATGGCGGTTATCCGTGCCGACCGGCAGGCTGCCCGCCGTAAACTTGGGCTGGACAGCCGCCCACTGATTCTTTCCTTCGGCGGCAGTCTGGGTGCACAGAAAATCAATGAAGCGGTACTGGATTTGATGCAGGAAACCGCAAAGACGGACAGTTTCCAGCATATCCATGCTTACGGGCAGTACGGCGGCTGGTTTCCAGAGAAGCTGAAGGAGTGCGGTGCTGACCCTGCTGACCATCCAAACTTTGATATTCGGCCGTACATTGATGATATGCCGGACTGCCTTGCGGCGGCAGATTTGGTGATTTGCCGCGCGGGTGCCATTACATTGAGCGAGCTGCAGGCGAAGGGACGTGCCGCCCTAATCATCCCCAGCCCAAATGTCGCGGAAAATCACCAGTATTTCAACGCCATGAGCATGGTAAACCGCGGTGCTGCCGTCATTTTGGAGGAGAAAGATCTTTCGGGTGCTGCGCTGATTCGTAAGGTCAAGGCGCTCTTTGAAAAGCGGGAAACCATACCTTCCCTTGCAGCCAACGCACAGAAAATGGCGATTCTCAACACAAACGAAAGAATATACAAAATTCTTCAGGAAGTGCTGCAGGAACGCCGCGCATACTAA
- the murA gene encoding UDP-N-acetylglucosamine 1-carboxyvinyltransferase, with the protein MSRLRISGPCRLRGELQVHGAKNSALPLLAASLLCTSPCVLQNCPHLSDVDTAVTILRELGCRASFEDGVVAVDPRPASACAIPDVLMREMRSSIIFLGAIIGRAGEASLSFPGGCELGPRPIDLHLQALRRLGVNIAENHGRLTCTAPNGLQGADITLAFPSVGATENILIAASVARGTTVLENAAREPEIEDLAGFLNACGARIVGAGTGTVCIEGVPKLSGCTYRVIPDRIAAATYLAAAAATGSRLTLLDVVPRHLLPVLPVFEEAGCRILTQGSTLSIVPPKMLNRVHSIRTMPYPGFPTDAQAPIMAMTTVAHGTSIFVENIFEERYKHVGELLRMGANIRVDGRVAVVEGVPGLSGAPVEAADLRGGAALVIAGLVAQGQTVVSGVHHIDRGYERIEQALQGLEADVERIPDTED; encoded by the coding sequence ATGTCAAGATTACGCATCAGCGGCCCTTGCAGGCTGCGCGGCGAGCTGCAGGTCCACGGCGCAAAAAACAGCGCTTTGCCCCTGCTGGCGGCGTCACTGCTGTGTACTTCGCCCTGTGTGCTGCAAAACTGCCCGCATCTTTCAGATGTGGACACAGCGGTAACGATCCTGCGGGAGCTGGGCTGCCGTGCTTCGTTTGAGGACGGCGTTGTTGCAGTGGATCCGCGCCCCGCGTCTGCTTGTGCAATTCCGGATGTTCTTATGCGCGAAATGCGCTCCTCTATTATTTTTTTGGGTGCCATCATCGGGCGCGCAGGGGAGGCTTCGCTTAGCTTTCCGGGCGGATGCGAGCTTGGCCCGCGCCCAATCGACCTGCATTTGCAGGCACTGCGCAGGCTGGGGGTGAACATTGCAGAAAATCATGGCCGCCTGACCTGTACTGCTCCAAACGGGCTGCAGGGGGCGGACATCACTTTAGCGTTTCCAAGTGTCGGTGCAACCGAGAACATACTTATTGCGGCTTCTGTTGCACGAGGGACCACGGTGCTGGAAAATGCCGCACGAGAGCCGGAGATTGAGGACTTAGCAGGTTTCTTAAATGCCTGTGGTGCACGGATTGTTGGGGCTGGAACCGGCACGGTGTGCATCGAAGGTGTGCCAAAACTCAGCGGTTGTACCTATCGGGTAATACCCGATCGAATAGCAGCGGCCACTTACTTGGCTGCTGCTGCTGCCACCGGAAGCCGCCTGACTTTGCTGGACGTTGTGCCGCGTCATCTGCTGCCCGTACTGCCTGTCTTTGAGGAGGCCGGCTGCCGAATCCTGACGCAGGGCAGCACACTGTCTATCGTTCCGCCGAAAATGCTGAACCGCGTTCACAGCATCCGCACGATGCCGTACCCTGGCTTTCCAACGGATGCGCAGGCGCCGATTATGGCGATGACAACGGTGGCGCACGGTACCAGCATTTTTGTAGAAAATATCTTTGAGGAGCGCTACAAGCATGTTGGGGAGCTGCTGCGTATGGGTGCGAATATCCGTGTGGATGGGCGCGTTGCAGTAGTGGAGGGGGTGCCGGGGCTTTCCGGCGCGCCGGTAGAGGCGGCTGATCTGCGCGGCGGTGCAGCGCTGGTAATTGCCGGACTTGTTGCACAGGGGCAGACAGTTGTCAGTGGTGTGCATCACATAGACAGGGGCTATGAACGCATTGAGCAGGCACTGCAGGGGCTTGAGGCGGATGTGGAAAGGATTCCCGATACGGAGGATTGA
- the htpG gene encoding molecular chaperone HtpG, with translation MKQFQAESKRLLDLMINSIYTHKEIFMRELISNASDAIDKLYYKSLQEDDTGLSRDDFAIQLTLDKENRKIVIEDNGCGMTKEELEKNLGTIAKSGSLSFKQENEKKENIDIIGQFGVGFYAAFMVAKHVTVESKAYGSDEAWCWQSSGAEGYTVDTCEKDSHGTKITLEVKDNTNDDNYDTYLDQYTIQNLVKKYSDYIRYPIRMEMHKSRQKPKPENAPEDYKPEYEDYTENETLNSMVPLWRKNKNEIKEDEYNDFYKSKFGDYENPLKVIHSSTEGVSTYNALLFIPSHASYDYYTKDFEKGLQLYSNGVLIMDKCADLLPDYFSFVRGLVDSQDLNLNISREMLQHDRQLHIIAGRLEKKIKSELESMLKNDREKYEQFFKAFGLQLKYGVYSDFGQHKDLLQDLLLFHSSKEKKLVTLKEYVEGMKEEQKFIYYAAGESVSKIDMLPQTEALKDKGYEILYLTDNVDEFALRIMHSYSEKEFKSVSDDDLGLETEEEKEAAKKKVEENKDMLNFMKDSLNGQVKQVILSTKLKSHPVCLSTDGALSIEMEKVLNAMPNGNEEQVKAQRVLEINANHPIFQKLTALYKLDQEKLKQYTNLLYTQALLIEGVSIDDPVAFSNQICKLMVED, from the coding sequence ATGAAACAGTTCCAGGCAGAGTCAAAACGTCTTTTGGACTTAATGATTAATTCTATCTACACGCATAAGGAAATTTTTATGCGCGAGCTGATTAGCAACGCAAGCGATGCAATCGACAAATTGTACTACAAGTCTTTGCAGGAGGACGACACCGGCCTTTCCCGCGACGATTTTGCGATTCAGCTGACACTGGACAAAGAAAACCGTAAGATTGTGATTGAAGATAACGGCTGCGGCATGACTAAGGAGGAACTGGAAAAGAATCTGGGTACGATTGCAAAGTCCGGTTCCCTCAGCTTTAAGCAGGAAAATGAGAAAAAAGAAAATATCGATATTATCGGTCAGTTCGGCGTGGGCTTTTACGCAGCGTTCATGGTTGCAAAGCATGTGACTGTGGAAAGCAAAGCTTACGGCAGCGATGAGGCGTGGTGCTGGCAGAGCAGCGGTGCAGAGGGCTACACCGTTGATACCTGCGAAAAGGACAGCCACGGCACTAAAATCACGCTGGAAGTCAAGGACAATACCAATGACGATAATTATGATACCTACCTTGACCAGTACACCATTCAGAACTTGGTGAAAAAGTACAGCGACTATATCCGCTATCCTATCCGGATGGAAATGCACAAGAGCCGCCAGAAGCCGAAGCCGGAAAATGCTCCGGAGGATTACAAGCCGGAGTACGAGGATTACACCGAAAATGAAACACTCAACTCCATGGTTCCGCTCTGGCGCAAAAATAAGAACGAAATCAAAGAGGACGAGTACAACGATTTCTATAAGAGCAAATTTGGTGACTATGAGAACCCGCTGAAAGTGATTCACAGTTCTACCGAGGGTGTTTCCACTTACAATGCACTGCTCTTTATTCCGTCCCACGCAAGTTATGACTACTACACGAAGGACTTCGAAAAGGGCCTGCAGCTGTACAGCAACGGTGTGCTGATTATGGACAAGTGTGCGGATTTGCTGCCGGATTACTTCAGCTTTGTGCGCGGCCTTGTGGACAGCCAGGATTTGAACCTGAACATTTCTCGTGAAATGCTGCAGCATGACCGCCAACTGCACATCATTGCCGGCCGGCTTGAAAAGAAAATTAAGTCCGAGCTGGAAAGCATGCTGAAGAATGACCGTGAAAAGTACGAGCAGTTCTTTAAGGCATTCGGCCTGCAGCTGAAGTATGGTGTTTACAGCGACTTTGGTCAGCATAAGGATTTGCTGCAGGATCTGCTGCTGTTCCATTCCAGCAAAGAAAAGAAGCTGGTCACACTCAAAGAATATGTGGAGGGTATGAAAGAGGAGCAGAAGTTCATCTACTATGCAGCCGGCGAATCTGTTTCCAAGATTGATATGCTGCCGCAGACAGAAGCTTTGAAGGACAAGGGCTACGAAATCCTGTATTTGACAGACAATGTAGACGAGTTTGCTCTGCGGATTATGCACAGCTACAGTGAAAAGGAATTCAAGTCTGTTTCGGATGACGACCTTGGTTTGGAAACCGAGGAGGAAAAGGAAGCCGCAAAGAAAAAAGTTGAGGAAAACAAAGATATGCTCAACTTCATGAAGGATTCTTTGAACGGACAGGTCAAGCAGGTTATCCTTTCCACAAAGCTCAAGAGCCACCCGGTCTGCCTTTCCACGGACGGTGCACTGTCCATTGAAATGGAAAAAGTTCTTAACGCGATGCCAAACGGCAATGAAGAACAGGTAAAGGCGCAGCGTGTGCTGGAAATCAATGCAAACCACCCGATTTTCCAGAAGCTGACGGCACTTTATAAGTTGGATCAGGAGAAACTCAAGCAGTACACAAACCTGCTGTATACACAGGCGCTGTTGATTGAGGGCGTTTCCATTGATGATCCGGTTGCGTTCAGCAATCAGATTTGCAAACTGATGGTGGAAGATTAA
- a CDS encoding cation diffusion facilitator family transporter, producing MTEFLVRRFVREYQDTENPKVRAAYGRFSGTVGIVTNVLLAAFKFLAGTLSGSLAVTADAVNNLSDSASSIVTLVGFKLAEKPADEEHPFGHERIEYLSGLIVSFVILVVGLQLVQEAVSKIMEPTAPEINAVTIIVLILSILAKLWQSLFYRNIGRRIESGTLFATAADSRNDVIATSVILLGMIITTTTGFNLDGFMGLAVAILIIVTGIKLIKETSDPLLGQAPDKEMVDKIYDAVKAHDGILGAHDLTVHNYGPDRWFASVHCEVDAHQDVLVSHDLIDNIERTVGPQLGIQLVIHMDPVITDDPKTNELNRQVNDMVRAVEPRATVHDFRVVWGPTHSNLIFDVCVPFSCKLTNEELNSRIKMGVKALGENYYSVVTVDRDYVSEDFAGTQNQ from the coding sequence ATGACAGAATTTTTAGTCCGCCGATTTGTGCGGGAATATCAGGACACAGAAAATCCGAAAGTGCGTGCGGCTTACGGCCGCTTTTCCGGAACAGTGGGAATTGTAACAAATGTGCTGCTTGCCGCGTTTAAGTTTTTGGCAGGAACACTTTCAGGCAGCTTGGCAGTTACTGCAGACGCAGTGAACAACTTGTCGGATTCCGCTTCCAGCATCGTGACGCTGGTGGGATTTAAACTGGCGGAGAAACCGGCAGATGAAGAGCATCCGTTTGGGCATGAGCGGATTGAATACCTGAGCGGACTGATTGTATCCTTTGTGATTTTGGTGGTTGGTTTGCAGCTGGTGCAGGAGGCTGTTAGCAAAATTATGGAGCCGACAGCACCGGAAATCAATGCAGTGACGATTATTGTGTTGATTCTTTCCATCCTGGCAAAGCTTTGGCAGTCACTGTTTTACCGGAATATCGGCAGACGCATTGAATCCGGTACGCTGTTTGCTACTGCAGCAGACAGCAGGAACGATGTAATTGCAACGTCTGTCATTTTGTTGGGTATGATTATTACAACGACCACTGGCTTCAATCTGGATGGTTTCATGGGCCTTGCAGTGGCAATACTGATTATCGTAACCGGCATCAAACTCATTAAAGAAACCAGCGACCCTTTGCTGGGGCAGGCGCCCGATAAAGAAATGGTAGATAAAATTTATGATGCGGTCAAAGCGCATGACGGGATTTTAGGTGCACACGACCTGACAGTGCACAATTATGGGCCGGACCGCTGGTTCGCTTCCGTTCACTGTGAGGTGGATGCACACCAAGATGTGCTGGTAAGCCACGACCTGATTGATAACATTGAGCGCACGGTTGGCCCGCAGCTTGGTATTCAGCTAGTCATTCATATGGATCCGGTCATTACGGATGATCCCAAAACGAATGAGTTAAACCGGCAGGTAAATGATATGGTACGGGCGGTGGAGCCGAGGGCAACGGTGCATGACTTCCGCGTGGTTTGGGGGCCGACGCACAGCAACCTGATTTTTGATGTATGTGTGCCGTTTTCCTGTAAGCTGACGAATGAGGAGCTTAACTCCCGCATCAAGATGGGGGTAAAGGCGCTCGGAGAAAACTATTATTCAGTGGTTACAGTTGACCGTGACTACGTGTCAGAGGATTTTGCAGGCACACAGAATCAATAA